From the genome of Xiphophorus couchianus chromosome 15, X_couchianus-1.0, whole genome shotgun sequence:
TTGACACTACGGTGATACTGCATTATAGTGGTGGTCACTATGACATTCTCATGGTATAATAGGTTTGAGTAAAAACACCACAGTACTACTGTATGTACACaaatttaaactgtaaatgtataaaaatgatctagttgcttttaatttaaacagaaaagctacaatattatttattaatttattgctggggtttttttgtaccAGAAACCTTTCCAAGTAGATAGACTTTTGTTGTGAGGGAGAAGTGTAGCAACGTTTTCCTAATTTTTCTATAGCTTCATGTACACATTTTCTTGAGATCTATGCAGTTATCCCATATTtggttttaacattttgctgcagaaaTATATAactaaaagaaacacattttaataaggAATTTTGATTAACTATGTGCCAATtatgtggaaaaacaagaaaattacaaatggcTATTCTCTGTCAGTTGCCTTATGTGATGTCACCAGTAATGGgtgcattgaagtttgtttttagaaaggTAGATTTTATCCTGATTGCATAGTGATGTACAAcaaaatggcaaataaaaacatattataaCTTGACCTATAGCTATCAAACTGTacaaaatgtgagttttataATTTAGCAGAAAAGTCTCTGTTATAAGtaaaaaccaacacaatgcTGTTTAATGTGCAGGAATTTATTTTTCCGAGTGTCCTCGCTCACTCTGATGGGGGTGAAGCTCGTTTTTATCATGGAGGGAGAAGCTCCCAAACTTAAATCAGAAACGATGAGCAAAAGGACAGAAATGAGATTTGGAGGATCCTTGAAAGCCCATTCCTCAAAGTCATCCACAActaccagcagagggcgctttAATGCTGTACTACGAGAGGTATGTCTTTCTGGTAACCGACTGTAAATACTTCTCCCAGCTCTTTGTCGACCTCTGTGTTTTCTACAGTGTGCAGAGATGTTGGACTACCTGGGTGTGCCCTGGGTGACAGCAGCTGGGGAAGCAGAGGCCATGTGTGCTTACCTGGACTCAGCAGGGCTGGTTGATGGCTGCATCACCAACGATGGAGATGCATTCTTGTATGGGGCTCGGACGGTCTACAGGAACTTCAATATGAACAGTAAAGTATGTTTCTGGAAGTTAAGAGAAACCCTGGAACACGTTGGGGCTAAGATAAGACTATGTTGAATACTAATAATGTTCTGCTTTTGACAAAATCAATACATGTCAGTttgacaaatacaaataataaatcagctaatagataaattatattttatttatttgcagttaGTATGGAgtattaaccctttcatgcatgaattatgatcctttgtgtcagaaatttttttccatttttaaaattttttttcttaaggcataaaaaaaggtaggaaatttttttttgtaaaaataatttttttattttttttttatttttatgtgatcaattgtaaatttgtccaaatacaaagttgttatttgaaaaatacatcagtagtattgttccttaggggttatctgatgtcacaatattttttttacttgcaagagtcgtctacagtagaaggagggaccgggtcggttctcatgcttttttgtctgtcgaccatattgtatttaacaaaaaataatttcttgcatttgcagctgatggccagtatattttatgatgcattagtgtccacttcagtggtctgtgtgcatttataacataaaaatccacaggaagcacaagaaaatggcttttagatagctgtccactgtagtgaccactatgcatgaaagggttaacaAAAAGATCAGTGATTTGATTAATCAACATTACCATATACATGATATTGTGTCATTCTTGTGGTTACAAAATTCTCATTTGCCGCTTCATTTTGGAGACTGTAAGAGATTCCTCATTGTAGAAAAGACCCTAATCCTGAAGTTATCATTTACACTCTTAATCCAGATGGAACTGATGTGtcaatttttgacttttttttttcccaggacCCTCAGGTCGATTGCTACCAGACATCTCGAGTTAAAACCGAGCTACACCTGTCAAGAGAGAATCTTGTTGGCTTGGCCATTCTCCTTGGTTGTGATTATATTCCTAAGGTAGATAAGACACAGCTTAAAGAAGTTACTTCAgaataatatttctaattacATTTCTATTTCGTAATGTACATTTTAATGGCTCCCTCAGGGTATACCTAGTGTTGGCAGAGAGCAGGCCTTGAGGCTTATACAGACCCTGAGAGGACAGTCACTTCTACAGAGGTTCTACTCATATGGTTGCCTGGCAGATATGTACTTTGCATTAAGGGTTGTAGATCCTCAGGAAATCTTATTCTTGTCACTAAAGGTTCAACCAGTGGAAGCAGGAGAGTCCTGACGTGCCTGTCGGAGTTGCAAAGAAAGTTCCTCACTGCAACTTATGTCGACATCCTGGTGAGCAAACCAAAGCGGCAGTGACTTGTCTcacacatttctaaattaaagcTATTTAATCTGCCATTGTTGAAATATACACATATGTGAGAAATTTCAGGAATCAACACTGGTTTCTCTTTGGCTCTCAGGCTCAGCTAAGGCACACGAGCGTGGCGGCTGTGTGCTCTGCGGCAGTCACCGATTCTGCCAGCCTCAGGACTTTGATTATCAGTGTCCATGTGACTGGCACTGCTACGAACAGAGCCGCCAGGCATCGTCTCTGGAGGCAAACGTCAGGAAGTATGTGTCGTTTTAAAAAGCTGGTCGAAGCCATGAAAATCtaaatgttgataaaaaaattaacaggactggaaaaatgcaaataggAGAAGAGAAATCATGAAGTGAACATGTTGAAAggaataaatgaatatttacataCAACACTCTGTCATAAAAGGTGCATGAAGAATTGAAATGGGCTTGATCTTTACCATATAAGCCAACTGCCTTAAttcagtcaaacattttcccaaagcaaaagcaaatttatgaaaatttcagacttaaaatatttaaattgagcACTTCATCCAACAAAGACaaattttacacacaaacagtAAGAGATCTTTGGGGGGAAGCAGGATTACTAACATCAATTATTATGAcaacaatattttaacattCATAAACTGAAAAGTACTTTTGCTCatgtgaatttaaatgtttgcaactgtttttagtttttgtgtttttttttttaaatatagtgaCATAATTTAGTGGTGTACTTTAGGTCAAAGTAAAGCAGTATAtaattgttataaaaacaaaaaataatacatgatatgtctttatttttattcaaatatgaaATGTTACAATTAGCCTCCTTTAAGcggatacccctaaataaaacccagttttATTCAGTCAACTGAATTTGGCTCACAAACACCAAAGTTGGTTGATGATAAACGTATTGGTTCTTGTGCATCTAGATTCACAAACTCTAATAgatttaaaacaagattttatgtGCTAGACCCACATGAatgtttacaaatataaatctggGAAGTTTGACTTTGGGGGCAAATgaaggtttaaaatgtttatgatcttttttttttattttagaaaaactctGGCAAGTCAGCAGTTCCCATTTACAGAggtatatatatttgttttttcaggttttcttctgctttcagTAACACCTGAAATAATActtgaacattttattctaGATTATAAACGAGTTTCTGGTTTCCAAGGATAAACCTGTGGCACATTTTAAGAGGAGACAGCCAAATATTCTGCTGATGCAGGTAATgcgtttttacatttttcattaattaaagCACCTCTTGCTGCCTTTTGTGGACATGAATTAGAAAGCTTGTGTCTTGTTTTCCATAGAAATTCACTTATGAGAAGATGGGGTGGCCAAAACACTACACAAGTGAAAAGGTTTTGGTCCTGATGACCTACACTGAGCTGATGAACAGAAAATATGGAAGAGACGTGCCCTCTCAAATCATGCCTATCCGGTAGTcttatgatgtttttaaagctgaaaagcTGCATTATTGtgataatattgctgtttatGTGTGTCCagaagcttttctttaaaataacttatttttctgtaaaagaatTCTGAAACCAAGGGTGAGGAACGCTGTTGCTTGCTTTGAAGTCATCTGGAACACTCCAGGTCAGTTCAAATCTTCAGTTCTTTCCTGAATAAATTACcctttgtgtttaatttgtcCTCTTAGTGGCTCATTATATGCTTCGGGAGTGAAAAAACGCTGGATTTGTGAGCTGGTGACACGACTGCAGCGCTAAGTTGGGGTGCAGGGTGTTCGTCACCGGGTTGTCTGTTAGTGACTGGCTGTGAGGTGGGGTTCAGAGGTGACAGATCAGTCACAACAGCTTCTAGGTGCTAAACCAGCTTCCTCTCTTAGCTGGGAAGTCTGTCAAATCAAAGCGGACATCACTAACAAGCCTGTTTGACATCACTGACCTGAGAAAGTCTCAATGAACTAACTCACGTTGCAGACTTTTATCGTGTGCAACAgaagaaatactttaaatacaaatataagtTGTATTATTTGAATTATGGTCAAAATGCGGTAACTATGTCTGAATTACACAGACTAATTATGTAAGTCTATGACCAAATCAGGAAAGTGGCCCCAGTGTTAGATtccatttagtttataaaagaaatgcaaatgaatAAAGGGCAATtttaaatctgatattttaggttattttttaaacagaacttcttaaatatatttctgacaAATCTTCAGATATGCAAAGAGACATGATAATTTATATGTATGGcaggtttgaaatatttttttcttttgcagtgtTCTGATTATTTGTTCACATTACAAGGAAATTGAGACCATATTTGCTGATTTCACTTTCTTGTTCCTCGGTAATCTGggggtttggttgaagtgatgcaaaaataataaaatatatgttttgaggtgaattttattgtgttttctgctttagGTCTTTCATATGTTATTcactaacattttaaaatatatttttagccaTTATTGCAGcaatttgatttctgttttcaatttAAGATTTCATTTCTTGGCATTGTACCTCTTCAAAATTTCATGCTTTTTTCCTGGTGAAGATGTTTCCTTGCACTGAAAAGCTATCACTTTGCATACATAGAAaggtggttttttttcttaaaaaagacttacatcattaaaactgacatttattgaGGAAAGATATTAGAAAATACATGAATAGTTGTAATCTGTGGTGATGGATGAAAATAATTgagattcataaaaaaaaactaaagacaCAGGAAAGGACCATAGCTCTTAGTTTAGTTAGAAAGACATAAGGTTAGCATGTCCTAACCTAaatttgttcctgttttctgcagaacattttgtgtttccagAGGAACGACCCACAGAGGATCAACATGAAGTGAGGACAGTGGAGGAAGAGTCACTTTTCCGTGTGGCTTTCCCGAAGATCGTTGAAAGCTACCTAAGAAGCAAAGCTCTGCTTAAAGAGAACAAAACTAAACGTAAGACACCTATTTTCACCCTAAATATATCCTACTACATGTTGTTTTCAGTGCAATAGTTATTTAATAAGGTGCTTGCATGATCACATTCTGCATTTTTCCATAAAAAGCTCTCCTGCTGATTTGACAAACTTCCCAGACTTCCCAGTCTGCGCTGCCAGGGCGGCGCAGATCAAAGCTATTTGAAAGTTTTACATGTGTTTTTAAGGCTCTCGCTTACAGCAGCTCTAACACCTGAAAACGTAGAGTTAGAAGCTCAATCACTTCACACCAGAACCTTTAATGCAGCCAAGAAGTGTCTGCCTCACAGGATttgcttacttttttttttgccaccaCAGTAATCAtgtgtttatttgctttcaacccaattttaaaagaaatttgacatgtCTACATAATGGCTGTTACAATTCCTGGTCAACCTTTTATTTTAGAGACAAAATGAGACAAATACATAACAGATATGAGCAAATGTATAAACTATTCTTTTACAGGAAACAGGTGGCAGTCACAATAAATAGACTGTTTGTTCATATCTGACACTCAGCAGTCCGTTCTTAAAATTCAGTAATTGAGAAATGTTTATTGACAGTGTCAGAAATATCCAATTACGGCCGGTAAAACAGAAACTACAGGAAAGTCCTctgacatttctttctctctgcctctattttcttttcttacagaGAAGAAAGCGAGACGTAAAAAGGAGAAACCATCTGATAGTTCTGCTGGTGTCGCAGATCTCTTGGCTCAGATGACGCTTCAGTCGTCCTTAGAGAACAGGTCCACTCAGCCACTAACTCATCTCCCTTCCAGCTCAAGCtcagaaaaaacagaattgaTCATTTTAGACACTCCAGTGAATCGTAAGCaacacaggaaagaaaaagaagacggTCAAGTCCTCGAAACTCTGCCTGAAGTCGAACCAGAAAGCGCTTCACCTTCTATCTCTGCCGTTATTGACGCTCTACATCTCAGCGATATTGACTTGGATGCGTTGTCTTTcacttcctctccttcctcacCGGCGGTCCAGGGTGCAGAGCCTGGGCAAACTGATGAAACGCAAGGTGCAACCAAACAGCCAGAGCTCTGTTACACTGAGTGTCCTCTGAGAGACAGAGTCCTCATGAGGAACGCAGATAAATCTCTGAAAGCTACATGTCCTGAGCTTGCAGCTGAGGTTTCAAAACATCTGAACTGTGAGTTGGTCATTTCACATGGAAAGCAAACTGGGGAAATTTCCAGTGGAAGTAGCAGTGAGGGCATCATGTTGACTGGCAATGAAAAGGAACCACTAACAAACAAAATCCAATGTATGTTAAAAGAAAGTCTTGAAAgatcaaaaaagcaaaaaactttgCCATGTGATGCTCAAAGTAAGACAAAGGAGGAATCTAACGGACGTGAAAAGCCTCCtccaaaatatacatttgtcAGAGCTGCTTTGTCATTGTCCTCTGCTCCGCCACAGAGATGCCACTCTGACCCAGGacaaagagacaaaaaggaCAGCAGCAAGAAGACCGTCTGCATGAGCGTGTGCTCATCCAGCGAGGATAGTGATGTTGAAAACCGGCAATCTGGACCTCAACGTCGAACAAAACTGAAACCGGCAGACAAAAGTATACGTAGCCTAATATCAGACTTCCCTCTAAAACCAGCCTGTGATCAGTTTAAAGCTGCTAATCCAAAGACTTCTCAAACGCTTCAATTAACTGGACCAAAATCGCAGAGCCATGgggaaaaagttgaaaatgaaacACCTGCATCGACGAAAAACAGTCGTCAGGCTGTTCAAACAACTGAAGTCAATGATGATGAGATTCTCCAGACTCCTGATTCTCCCGTCATTGTGTTAGATGGTGAGGATTTGGTGATTTGTAGTGACAGTCCCCTGCCACTGGCTGAGAGACTGAGACTAAAATTTCTGAAGTGAGCATCCAGTTTTGTCGGTTTAAAGagtatttttatcttttgttcaCATCCTATTTGCTTCTAATTAAGTAATTTCTTTCCaggttttttgctttttgcaaaGCAAAATGCCAGAGGGTAGGCTTAGAGTACTGTGACccagtttgagttttatttgtgtgttgtgttttgaaaataaacttagaagatttatttgtattttgaaaaagtctggaaatgtatttatttcatatttattgtaTAAAGCACTCAACCATCCAGTCAACCTGCCGAAACTCATGCATGTTCAAAAATACatctcttgaaaaaaaaaaaatttaaacaaagttACAATTCTTGCTCAAATTATGTTTAATGCATAAATCTAAAATCATtgcctaaaaatatttttctaatgcaTTCTGTGAAAGTGTCAGACATGATTTTCCAGATCAGGATAAGTGTTGGAAAAATATTAGGATTTCTTTCAGACCTTTTTCTTGCCCTATTATCTAAATCCACCCATGCATCTCTTTGTTCTTCCATTCATTACTTAACTTCTGTGAATGTATCATCCactatttttcataatttctgtattttttttatttgaagaattgAAATGTGAAACAGAGGAACTTGAGTCTGGGATTCGGAGAGGAAACGATTTGAGTtggaaaaccttttcttttctattaaaCAGAAGTTGTCCATAGATTCTGAATTTTAAGCTCCTCTGGAAAAGACGTAATAGTTGCTCATCTTATTTTCTCCAATTACCCCCCAGCTGAAGGAAGCAGGGACAGAAGATGCTAAAGCCactgttttttaaacaacacaGCAGTGTTGTGTCCCCTTGATCCTGAGTGAGGGCTCACACCTTTTCAGACATGAAAGGTCTGGCAGAAGTTCTGGTGACAGCTGCATCCTCTGCCCAAATAACATCCCCGCAAAAGGAGTCCTACTGATTTCAACTTAATTCTCTTAGAATAAAAGTTTCTTAATAAGTAAGAATGGCTTCCATCATAAAGAATGTCTACATTTTAGAAAACGGCGCACTTCAAGGTAACTTTTCAAAAGTGTAGGTGTCTACACAATGATTGGACTGTAGCTGTTGTGATTTTGACCTTTATCTATCCTGTAGAATTAACCTTTCACGAAGAAAGTGATGAGCTCCAACGTGGTGTTTGTTTGTATAGTGAGGACACACGCAGGGCTGACTTGTCAGAGTGGTGTGAATGTCTCAGGTGAAACGGCAGTCTTCATTAAGACACATCACATCAAACTGATAATTGTCGCTGTGCAGACTTTAGAGTAATTTCCCACAGAAGGaatctaattatttttctttctatcacATTAACCGTCTGTTTGGCCTTATTCACACCACGGTGATAACGAACCAGTCCCTTCGGGAAGGTCTCATTTTGGCACTTTACTTgtcctttgaacttttttttttttctgaagttgtGAACCCATAAAGGTCCGGAGATCTGCTTCTATATAAAACGCgtttggcaagaaaaaaaaaaaaaatctcacattcTCTCAAGCCGCCTGTCATCCGCCTCGCTGAGCAGTAGTCTGGATTTCTAACATGGATCTGGAAGCTGTCACGGCTGCTATCCTATCTGATTGGGAGATCCTTGAGAGTGCCTCTGGAGAAAATCCGGAGTCCGTCTGTCCGGAGTCCCCCCTGGATTCTTCGCTGTGTTCCTCACCGGAGATTTGTTTCCCCATCTCCAAACAGGAGAATAAGGATTTATCCTTTGTCTGCGCCGGACGCAAAGAGACTTCGTCGGGGCAAAGGCAGAGCAAAACAAAGATGTCCGTGAAAAGGCGCATGAAGGCCAGCGAGAGGGAGAAGATGCGGATGAGAAGCTTGGCAGAGGCTCTGCACCAGCTCCGCGACTTCCTTCCGCCGGATTACAGCAAGAGAGGCCAGCCCTTGACCAAGATCCAGACGCTTAAATACACCATCGAGTACATCAACAAGCTCTCTGACATCCTGAGCCGTGCGTAATGGAGGCACCGTGGAGCGCTTTTACGCAACATGCCATCTCTCATCATGGACCCCTTTTTGAACttagatgtttcatttttcatcataaTAACTTTGAAATCTCTCTTACTTGTCagtcttttgggttttttctttaatgtaaatattgtttggGCACTTGGAAAGTATCATACAAATACTTGGAAAGTATGCATATGAGGCTGCCCCTTTTCTGGAATTGTGAATTCAGTTTTTAGTATACAGTATAGGCGATTTAGTTGTTACTAGAATAGAATGAACTTGGCCAAACTAtttgctattattatttttttgctgaacAGACCTAAGAGAGAACATATCTTTCCAATGATTTGAATCCCttaattgtgttttgttctaATGTTTTCACGTTTTCTGTTTGCAAAGCCaatagtttgtgtttgtgtgaataaCAAGGCTGTTCAAAGTATTTGAGTCGCACCAcaatttttaacaataatagctGTTGTGTTCACCctttcttccttgttttttgataagttttcaataaaataattcgTTGAAATTGTGGTTCTGTTCAGTTATCCAGACGTCATTAGGAACTCAGGATCTGTCTTATTGATCATTTTTCCATTCAcagttttttgtgatttttatgtaaatattgtttgGGTATTtggcaagttttttttatacaaattatgtttgtcattttcctcCTCAAATTTGGTAGAATTGTAGATGGGATGAAAAACAAcgttgctatttttaaaattaaattttgctcactgaaagtaaaaaaaaaacataaaacataattttcaaatcTTGATTTAAtcccattttttaaatgactgagaTAGTGTAAAAGATTCTTAGGTAAATATTGTGTTGCTATGAAGTGCAAATATATAAGCTGAGTTCAGGTTAACAATTTCTAAACGTCTCTAAAACAGAGAAGACACCTTCATTTTAAGCCTATCCTCTGtaagtatttttgtattttttccttctgtttctaaaataattaattctcTAAGTATTCAATGAAAATATCTATTTAACTTGTGATTCAATGTGATTCAGTATTGAAAAGAGGCAGACAATTACTTTCACTCTAGAAAATTctgccaataaaaataaaaatatttggaagGCAGGTGACGATTAGCCAATCAAAATCAATACTTATCCCAATGGGCGGGACTCTAACCATGACGTCTCACACAAAGAAATCTCAACCTAGGATGTCTGGCGAAGCCGCCATTTCAAAACGCTTAGGAATTATAGGACCTGTTGGAAATTTTCTATacctatatttttatttttctaaaatatttttattttgactagCAAGTAGAACATTTAAtacccttttttttaaagaaatatatatctTGCCTGTACGACCAATAGGGGTAAGTATTgcctccttttttttcatttgcccGAAGCAATggaaataattagaaaataacagaaacgcCCCTTTTCTGCTTAGCTTTAATTGTCCTCATTACACacccaatttttatttttgacttttaattgggctattgttaataaaatgtttagaaattcGCTCCATAACATAGAAGACATTGACTTACTTAGTTAGGGATTTTAGCTAATTCCAGGAATTAGCCAGAGCCTTTCAACGTTTTTTGGACAGTTTAATCCAACCTCTTCTGACCTCTTCAGGTGATGGTATTATATGTTGACACATATTGCGAGGGATTGTGTAACATATTAGCTGTATCCAAGTCGTATTAGTTGCTACAGGATAAATATTACAGGCTAATACTGCACCAGCTGCCCGTTAAGATCAAGATAAGAATGCTTCCATTACGTTCGAGGTGTCCTCTATCCATAGTTACTCTACTTAACTTAAAggttacatttttatgtcatgtatttttttgagtatttttattagCCAAAAACGAACTAACAGCGGCGTTTAACACTTGAATCTAACATACCAGGCGTATTCCCTCATAGACAACGAGAAATATTCCCGtttgctattaaaaaaaagcaacagctaAGTATTTCCCATAATCTGGAagtaaaaactataaatttgTCGTGTGTTCGGTGTACCAGAAAGCAAGACTTCAGAAACTGTACCGTACATTGTGTACAGTAAAAACCCTTTTAGGTCCCGgaataatattattgctgaAATACTCAACAATACTTCTATCAAATAAGAGGTGAAATAAAATGGGCTTATAATAATTTAtggtatgttgtttttaaatgtgtaaatctaTGTGTTGTATCGCATTTCCAAGATAGTGCTGAGCAGTAGGGGGCTCTCTTTGTCAGATGATAATTGAACAAGGTTCAGAAACATTCTGGGAAAATATGGAGTGGTCATGTCCATTTTCCAGTGTGGGatacaaatattaaatgcaGATAGatacttttaaatttcttttccTTGTCCTGCTGTCTATCCACACATCTATCAGTAATTCTTCCTCTCTCCATCCATTTGTCCATCTCATTATTAATGCATCCACCTTTGCAGATTAGTGTAAAAAGATTAGTattcataatttaaatgaactaaaacaaTAACTCTTGAAATTTGAGTTTGGAAAGTATGTAGGAActtgtttaaataaagacaGCCACTCCCTAATGTTCCTCAtccattatttttgttatgaaacaTCGAGGCTCTTTCCTgctgaaatacaaacaaaattattgtaATTCACCCTCAGTTTGTTATCTGCTTGAGGTTCTTGTGGACAACCAACCTTTCAATTTACAGGATCATCTGGTCACACTGGTCCGCTTTGGATCAGGAGTCACCCGGATGATATATTTATACAGTATCTCTACAATAAGTCTGCCAAAGAAAGCGTATTTTCTCAAATAGTTTTAGGGGTTATTACTCATTTTATGGTAATCTCTGAATATAAGTTTAAtgatgacctttttttttatgatatatGCATAACAGTGGcccattttttaatttgttattttaatagttcTCTGCTACTCTGGCCAGCACATACCACAGCAAATTTATGAGCACTTCCTCATCACTATCtaagaaaaaatgttattaaaaaaccCCAGCAAAATTAGATGTTATCTGTTTGTATCATGCTTGATTACCTTGTAGCTGCAAGGGATATCTAGAAATTTTATGCAtgattatctgttttttttgttctagaCTTTAATTATAAAGCAGAAAGTGTTCTTGAACAGTAGGTATATTGTTTTAGATTATTGTGGCTTACTTATCTTTATTAATTTATCTGATATTAACATTCAAATTAAGATAAATAATTATCTTTGTAATGGTAATTGTCCTGTCTGACTGTTTTCAGATGGATTCAGACCCTGAACAGAATCCCAAAATGTCTAAGAATGAATCCCAGAGAGGTTCAGGTGACTTCAATTCCAGGTCTGTCCTGTGACATCTTTTAGACTTCTGATATAGTTGTGAAGACAACATGATCAGCTAGTGAGACCTTACAGCTGTCTAGAAGTACATGTGTGAATGCACAAAATGGCATTGTTTTCTGTGGCATTTAACACACAGTAAAGTATTCTATTTTGATGTGAGCACCGTCATTTATAAATATCTGACATGCTTGATATTCAGCGAAATACTCTACAAACGTTTTACAAGCTACAGTGAACAAGCATTACTCATCAGTGGTCTTTTTATCTCTTAAAGGGATCACTGCATAACAACGCTCAAtgcctcaaaaataaaaatctttctcATCATGTAAAACTTTCCCATTTTCAAACCATagaacagatttttctgttatgataaaaaaaaaaattatagctATTAACTATGAATGTTTATTGTAAATATGAAGCACTGTTTAATCTGAACTGGAGGAGTGGTTTCTGTCTTCCTGTCGCAGAGGACGAGGATCCAAAGGCCGTGGTCGTGGGGGGCGTATGGGCCGAGGCGGTATGCGAGGGGGCCGAGGCGTAATTAAAGCTTTTG
Proteins encoded in this window:
- the gen1 gene encoding flap endonuclease GEN homolog 1, whose product is MGVHDLWSIVEPVRESVPLYSLSGKTLAVDLSLWVCEAQRVQAMMGRVTKPHLRNLFFRVSSLTLMGVKLVFIMEGEAPKLKSETMSKRTEMRFGGSLKAHSSKSSTTTSRGRFNAVLRECAEMLDYLGVPWVTAAGEAEAMCAYLDSAGLVDGCITNDGDAFLYGARTVYRNFNMNSKDPQVDCYQTSRVKTELHLSRENLVGLAILLGCDYIPKGIPSVGREQALRLIQTLRGQSLLQRFNQWKQESPDVPVGVAKKVPHCNLCRHPGSAKAHERGGCVLCGSHRFCQPQDFDYQCPCDWHCYEQSRQASSLEANVRKKTLASQQFPFTEIINEFLVSKDKPVAHFKRRQPNILLMQKFTYEKMGWPKHYTSEKVLVLMTYTELMNRKYGRDVPSQIMPIRILKPRVRNAVACFEVIWNTPEHFVFPEERPTEDQHEVRTVEEESLFRVAFPKIVESYLRSKALLKENKTKQKKARRKKEKPSDSSAGVADLLAQMTLQSSLENRSTQPLTHLPSSSSSEKTELIILDTPVNRKQHRKEKEDGQVLETLPEVEPESASPSISAVIDALHLSDIDLDALSFTSSPSSPAVQGAEPGQTDETQGATKQPELCYTECPLRDRVLMRNADKSLKATCPELAAEVSKHLNCELVISHGKQTGEISSGSSSEGIMLTGNEKEPLTNKIQCMLKESLERSKKQKTLPCDAQSKTKEESNGREKPPPKYTFVRAALSLSSAPPQRCHSDPGQRDKKDSSKKTVCMSVCSSSEDSDVENRQSGPQRRTKLKPADKSIRSLISDFPLKPACDQFKAANPKTSQTLQLTGPKSQSHGEKVENETPASTKNSRQAVQTTEVNDDEILQTPDSPVIVLDGEDLVICSDSPLPLAERLRLKFLK
- the msgn1 gene encoding mesogenin-1, which encodes MDLEAVTAAILSDWEILESASGENPESVCPESPLDSSLCSSPEICFPISKQENKDLSFVCAGRKETSSGQRQSKTKMSVKRRMKASEREKMRMRSLAEALHQLRDFLPPDYSKRGQPLTKIQTLKYTIEYINKLSDILSRA